The genome window GTAGAAGCCGAGGGCCCTCACGTGCTTCAACCCGCCGCTGCTCTCCCGTATGGTCTTCGCGATCCTCTGGGCGATACCTTTGTCGCTCGTGCTGAGATTGACATTGTAGGCGATGAGGAATTCCCTCGCGCCCACGACAGTGGCGCCGGCCGTGGGATGGAGCTCAGAGGGCCCGTAGTCGGGCTTTCGCTCGGGGTCCGAGCGGATATCTTCCTTCAGCCCCTCGTACTGTCCCCTCCTTATGTGGGGCAGGCTCTTCCTTTCCGGGGACGTTGCGGCATGCTCGTACAGGTAGACAGGGATTCCCAGCTCCTCTCCCACTCTGCTTCCGAGCCTTCGTGCGAGGCTGACGCAATCATCCATCGTCACGCCAGAGACAGGAATGAAGGGGACCACATCGGTCGCGCCTATCCTCGGATGCTCGCCCTCGTGTTTGTTCATGTCTATGAGCTCAGAGGCCTTCTTCACGGCCTCGAACGCGGCGTCCGCGCACTCCTCAGGACCGCCGACGAACGTGATCACTGACCTGTTGTGACTGGCGTCCATCTCCACGTCAAGGACCTTGACCCCCTCACACCTTCCGGCGGCGTCGGCGATGGCCTTGACAACATCCTCTCTCCTACCCTCGCTGAAATTGGGGACGCATTCTACAATCCGTTCCATGGGAAGTCCTGGAGAAAAAGCCCTCGTCTTTATTTAAGGGTTTGTCGCTGTGGATTAATGACCTAGGATGACTGGCTAT of Candidatus Thermoplasmatota archaeon contains these proteins:
- the ftcD gene encoding glutamate formimidoyltransferase, whose translation is MERIVECVPNFSEGRREDVVKAIADAAGRCEGVKVLDVEMDASHNRSVITFVGGPEECADAAFEAVKKASELIDMNKHEGEHPRIGATDVVPFIPVSGVTMDDCVSLARRLGSRVGEELGIPVYLYEHAATSPERKSLPHIRRGQYEGLKEDIRSDPERKPDYGPSELHPTAGATVVGAREFLIAYNVNLSTSDKGIAQRIAKTIRESSGGLKHVRALGFYIEEKDMAQVSMNLVNFHATPVQKVMEAIEEECTKLGVEVVSSEVVGLIPQEALTDSAILYLKLKEFEMDQIIENRLRE